In a genomic window of Nodosilinea sp. E11:
- the abc-f gene encoding ribosomal protection-like ABC-F family protein, with translation MAKTLLSAQNLSYGFDPASLLFEPINLSIQVGDRVALVGRNGSGKSTLIKILAGHLQPTLGTVSRYGSLAYVPQASTLGPTEPTETILDTLSAASEDWWFIDECLRTQFETHLDLSLPTASLSGGELTKLLLAIALAPAPDILLLDEPTNHLDLLALDHLRLCLERFQGAVVLVSHKPHFLDQVASTTWELTPQGLNEYGGNYTHYREQKQACQRAAERSHEVARKALKRAQATAQAEQKRAAQSQRGGKQKAESSGMGKMAQHYFANRASGTAGTAAKRNQAAVEQAVRQVAQTKVRTTKATTIHLAETSQKRRTLLEIRDGHLRVGESVLVRELQLQVVVGDRMAIAGANGSGKSSLVKAIFATVETESIRLDAADLRLADPLEVVYLDQTYELIDRHDSVLGNMQATNPALPYQHLRQQLGHFLFFDQAVDKPASALSGGELARLALAMISIANLDLLILDEPTNNLDIETVETMIGAINDYRGALWVISHDLDFLSQIEIDRAFQLKHQTLQLMNALPQATNDACSIPGCPGDS, from the coding sequence ATGGCCAAAACACTCTTATCTGCGCAGAATCTCAGCTACGGGTTTGACCCGGCATCTTTGCTGTTTGAGCCCATTAACCTCAGTATTCAGGTCGGCGATCGCGTCGCCCTGGTAGGGCGCAACGGCAGTGGCAAATCTACCTTAATAAAAATTCTGGCAGGGCACCTACAACCTACGCTAGGAACCGTTTCGCGGTACGGATCGCTAGCCTACGTACCCCAAGCCAGCACCCTGGGGCCGACGGAGCCGACGGAGACCATTCTAGACACCCTTAGTGCTGCCTCAGAAGACTGGTGGTTTATCGACGAGTGCTTGCGGACTCAGTTCGAGACCCATTTAGATTTATCGCTGCCCACCGCTAGCTTGAGCGGTGGCGAACTGACCAAGCTGCTGCTGGCGATCGCCCTCGCGCCCGCCCCAGATATTCTGTTGCTCGATGAACCCACCAATCATCTAGATCTACTGGCTTTAGATCACCTCCGCCTCTGCCTGGAGCGGTTTCAGGGAGCGGTGGTGTTGGTCTCCCACAAGCCTCACTTTCTCGACCAGGTGGCCTCCACTACCTGGGAACTCACGCCTCAAGGGCTGAATGAATACGGCGGCAACTACACCCACTACCGCGAGCAAAAGCAAGCCTGCCAACGAGCAGCAGAACGCTCCCATGAGGTGGCCAGAAAAGCCCTAAAACGTGCCCAGGCGACAGCCCAAGCCGAGCAAAAACGAGCGGCCCAATCCCAACGAGGGGGTAAGCAAAAAGCTGAGAGTAGTGGCATGGGCAAGATGGCCCAGCATTATTTTGCCAATCGGGCCTCGGGCACGGCAGGCACGGCGGCTAAGCGCAATCAAGCGGCCGTGGAGCAAGCGGTTCGACAGGTGGCCCAGACCAAGGTGAGAACTACCAAGGCCACCACCATTCACCTGGCGGAAACCAGTCAAAAGCGCCGCACGTTACTAGAGATTCGCGATGGCCACCTCAGGGTCGGGGAGAGCGTGCTGGTCCGGGAGCTTCAGCTGCAAGTGGTTGTGGGCGATCGGATGGCGATCGCCGGGGCCAACGGCTCTGGCAAGTCCAGCTTGGTTAAAGCCATCTTTGCCACGGTTGAAACCGAGTCAATCCGGCTCGATGCGGCTGACCTGCGCCTGGCCGACCCTCTCGAGGTGGTGTACCTCGATCAGACCTATGAGTTGATTGATCGCCACGACAGCGTGTTGGGCAACATGCAAGCCACTAACCCGGCTCTGCCCTACCAACACCTGCGCCAGCAGCTGGGGCATTTCCTATTCTTTGACCAGGCGGTAGACAAACCCGCCTCGGCCCTGAGCGGGGGAGAACTGGCCCGACTAGCCCTGGCCATGATCAGCATTGCCAACCTTGACCTGCTAATTTTAGATGAGCCCACCAACAATTTAGATATTGAAACGGTTGAGACGATGATTGGGGCCATCAATGACTACCGGGGTGCGCTGTGGGTGATTTCTCACGATCTGGATTTTTTAAGCCAAATTGAGATCGACCGAGCGTTTCAGCTCAAGCACCAAACCCTTCAGCTCATGAACGCTCTGCCCCAGGCCACCAATGATGCGTGTTCAATACCGGGGTGCCCTGGCGATTCCTGA
- a CDS encoding DNA alkylation repair protein produces the protein MSLAMDTYLHNLRRLFESQANPDRALPMKQYMRNQFEYLGIQSPQQKVLLKQFISDYGLPERERLDSVVRELWDWPAREYQYAALTFLDKLQKQLAPDVIPLLHHLIVTKSWWDTVDSIASHHVGKLLKQYPDIRDDVIDQWRKSDNLWLRRTTILFQLGYKGDTDESLLFSLIRENQADTEFFIQKAIGWALREYSKTAPDAVLAFVEQEHLAALSKREALKWMKSKETIHGF, from the coding sequence ATGTCTTTAGCAATGGATACCTATCTTCATAACCTCAGAAGACTTTTTGAGTCGCAGGCAAACCCTGACAGAGCCTTGCCGATGAAGCAATACATGCGGAACCAGTTTGAGTATTTGGGTATCCAGAGCCCTCAGCAAAAGGTTCTCCTGAAGCAGTTCATCTCAGACTATGGATTGCCTGAACGTGAACGACTAGACTCTGTCGTGCGGGAACTCTGGGATTGGCCGGCAAGAGAGTACCAATATGCAGCTCTTACGTTTCTGGACAAGTTACAAAAACAACTTGCCCCAGATGTGATTCCTCTGCTGCATCACTTGATTGTGACGAAGTCTTGGTGGGACACAGTAGACTCTATCGCCAGCCATCATGTGGGAAAACTGTTGAAGCAGTATCCTGACATTAGAGATGATGTAATTGATCAATGGCGAAAATCCGACAACCTCTGGTTACGCCGCACTACGATTCTGTTTCAGCTTGGATACAAGGGTGATACTGACGAAAGTTTACTATTCTCTTTGATTCGGGAAAACCAGGCTGATACCGAATTTTTCATTCAAAAGGCGATTGGCTGGGCACTTCGGGAATATTCCAAGACAGCTCCTGATGCTGTGCTGGCGTTTGTTGAGCAGGAACACTTAGCAGCACTGAGCAAACGGGAAGCTTTGAAGTGGATGAAGTCAAAGGAAACTATTCATGGCTTTTGA